The stretch of DNA GCGTGGCCAAATCCAACAGCACCAGCCAGTCGAGCAGTCGCTCGGTGCGGTCGGTCCAGTGCTCGACCCACTGCCGGCGCCGCTCGCGCTCCCAGCCCGGAACGGTGTCGCGCAGACGCTCGAACACTCTCTCCGCGGACAGCGGCTCGTCGGCGTCCTGCAGCACTGAAAGCGTCTCGCTCGCGCCGAAGACGCGCTCGCGGAACGACCCACGGATATTCTCGGCTGTCGGTTCGCGCTGGGTGCGCTTGAACCCCGAATCGGTCTCCGCGGCCAACTCCAGCGCGCGGAGGAACGTCAACCACGTCCGCGCCACGTCCCGGCTCTCGTGGCCCTCGCGGCGCATCAGCCGGGCACAGCAGTCGTTCTCCGAGCCGGGGACCAGCGGCACCGCCGACTGGGCGTCCGCCACCGCGTCGAGGTCGTTCGGCGCCTCGGGCAGCGGTTTGAGTCGCACGGCCTAGAAGCCGAAGCTCTCCGCCAGCAGTTCCTCGTTGCGCTCGCCGAAGCGGTACGTCGGGCCGTCGGCCACGTCGACGGTGGCCGCTGCGGGGCCGAACACTGACTCCGGCAGCGCCTCGAAGTCCCAGTCGTGGGCCCCGAAGATGTCCGCGAACGGCTCGCCGAACTCCTCGCCGGCGGCGGAGGTGACCGACTCGAACGCGTCGGCGTCGTCGCTGGCGACGGTGAGGTGGACCTCGCCCCCGTAGGCCAGCGCGTCGTTCGTCCGGGCCATCGCCTCGCTCTCGTCGTAGCCGACGGGCGCGACGGGCGCACTGCCCGAGACCGAGAGCACGTCGTTCGGGTCGTACCCCGCCTCGAACAGCTGCCAGACCGCCATCTCCGGGGCGCGGGCGCCGGCGGCGACGCTGCCGGCGATCGAGCCCAGTGCGAACGTCGGCAGGAACACGCCGCTCTCCTCGACGCCCGCGAGGTCGGCGACGTGGGCCGCGATCTGGTCGTCCGGCAGTTCGATGCTCTCGACGGCCAGCACGGTCAGGTCGAACTCGTCGTAGTAGCCGACGGCCTCGAACTCGCTCTCGCGGCCGACCAGCGCCCGGGCCGGGCCGGAGCCGAGCCCGTCGAACACGTCGAAGTCGAGCTCCCAGCCCGCCTTCTGCGAGCACAGCAGCGCGATCCCGGGGTGGTCCGTCGACAGTTCGACGTGGGGGACGGGCGCGCCGTCGACACGGCCCATCCGGGTCGTGATCGTCGACAGCCCGGCCGTCTGGATCTCCGCGAGCAGCACGCCCGCCTCGACCCCACCGTCGACGTCGACGCCGAAGTCCAGCACGGTCGCGCCCGAGTCGAGTTCGTAGGGCGCGACGTTGAGCTCGTCGGCGAAGTCGAGCGCCTCGTCGACCAGCTCGACCGCCATCCGGTTGATGCTCTCCATACGCCTTACTCCCGCCGCCCCGCGTAAAGGGGTTTTCAGTCCGTCCACGGCTCGCGGTGCCGCCGACGGTTCTGTCACCCTCAGAAGGTTTATCCCGAGAGTGTGCTATCTCATGTCATGGATCGGCGGACGCTCCTGCGGAACTGTGCCGTGCTGGGGGCGGCAGGCCTGAGCGGCTGCAGCGGGCTGGCGGGTCGATCGGCCGCCCCCGACACCGACTCACCGACGCGTTCCCCGACTGCGACTGCCTCACCAACGTCGACGCGGACGGAGACGGCGACGCCGGAACCGATGGCCGAGTTCTTGGACGAACTCGTCGGCGCGATCGACCGCGAGACCGAGGACTGGGACGAGGGCGTCAGTGTGGACGACGTCTCGGAGAGCTTCGTCGCGACGCTCCGTGACGACGACGGCTACACCGACAACGGGCTCGCCTTCCTCGATCGGTTAGAGACCGTCTCGGAGTCGTTGGAGATGCGGAACGCTGCCCGGACCGCGGCCTCGGTCGCCGCGTTCGATTCGATCTCGGACGGCGATCTCGCGACGGTGGACCGATGGCTGGCTTTGCCGACCGGCTTTCAGAGGGGAGCGTTCATGGCGACGTCGTACCCCCCGACCGGCGCGATCGCGGGCGCCCTCGTCGACTCGTCGGGGGACGGAATGCGGGACGGGTTCCTGCTCGGGACGAGCCCGTTGCTATCCGTCGTCGAGCGACTCCACGAACCGAGACCGATCGTCGCGGAGATGGCGACGAACCTCGCCGGCGAAGGGTACACCGAACGGGCGATCAGCTACATGCGGACGGTGTTACGCTACCGTCAGTACGAGGGTAACCCCTACGAGCGGTGGGCCCAGGCGGAGCGGCAAAACCTGCTGGTCGAAGCGACGACCGACGGCGAGATCACCGAGGCCGCATCCCGAGGGATCGGGAGCAGCAGTAGTGACCGTCTCATCGACGCACAGGCCGAGGCGTTCGGCGTCGATCCGACCCGGGGCGACACAGCGGGTGACGGGTTCCCCGACCACCTCGCGTGGCTGATGGCCGAGGAGTTCGGGTTCCCGGTCCACCCCACCGAACCGGACGTCTACGTCGAGGTGGCGGCCGCCGAGGGGGTCGACCACCTCTCTGAGAACGAGCGGGAACGGCTGGTCGACCTGTTCGCGAACGCGCCCGGCGGACCGATTCACCTCCACTTCTACGAGGGGGCCGACGACGTCGAACCATTGACACAGGGGTACGAGGAGGCGGTCGAGTCCCGGGCGGAGGACGGCGAACGCGCCGGACTCGGCCACCACTACGTCCTGTTGAACGACCGCGACCTCGATTTCCAGGGCGAGGACGATCGGCGGGGGTTGAACACCGGAACCGCAAGTTGGGTCGACGGAACGCTCCCGTGGACCGAACGAACGAGCGTGTTGGCACACGAACTCGGCCACTCCCTCGGGCTGTTGCCGGAGGAGTTCGGGGGGATCGATTCGGAGGAGTACTCGGTGGGCGAGTACGCGAGCGTCATGAACTACAACGGACCCGACGACTTCGCCGACTACAACGACGGCGACCCGTTCGACGACTGGGAGCATATGCGCGAGAACACGTTCCGGTACGGTGAGTTGGACGTCTCGGGTCTCGAGCAAACGTGGCAGAACGGCGAACCCCCGCAGTAGTCTGAGCCGCCTTCACCGCTCGCTCCGTGCCTCCCGCCCCAACGCTTCCTCGACGGAGTCGACTTTCGACGCCGCGTCGGCGTCGCTGGTCCGCTTGTCGTCGATCTTCAGGAACGTGCTCACGCGATCGCCGTCCACGGCCTCGTGGGCGGCCTGCGCCGCGGCGAACAGTTCGCTGATCTCGTCGGCCTCGATGGTGGTCCCCATCGGCGTGGTCTCGTAGGACACGTCGAACGCCTCGAGCGCGTCGACGGCTTTCGCGACTTCGGACCCCATCGACTCGTCGGTCGCCGGTGCGACGGAGAGGAACGCCACGACGGTCATGGCCGGCTGTTGACTCCCCCGGGACTTCGCTCTACCGGCGACCGGAACGCTGAGGGTAACGGCCGCACACGCCACCCCCGTGACCGACGATATCGAGGTCCCCCGGGACGGCGCCGCGGTCGCGCGGCGCTACCTCCGCGTCGAACGGCTGGTCAGCGGCGCTGTCGCGCTCGGAATCGGGATCGCCGGCGCGGCGGCGTTCCTGTCGCTCCCGCCGCTGTGGGCGTTGGTCCCCATCGTTGCCCTGATGGCGCTGGCACGGGCGCCCGTGTTCCGCACGGGCGGCCGTGCCCGACTGCGAACCGACGCCGACCCCGAGGCGGTCCGCGAGGCGTTCGCGGGGCCGACACCGCCGTCGCTCGTGCTTCAGTGGGGGATCGCGGACGACGTGCGACGGGTCGACGGCGGCGCCGCGTTCGACCTCTCCTACCTGTTCGGCCTCCGGAGCGTCGAGATGGGCGTCGAAGCCGAGGTCGTCGAGAACGTGACCGAGCCGGATCGCGTGGAACTGACCGTCACGGCCGAAGGGCAGCCGTGGGGCACGTACACCGCGTGGATCGAGCCCGTCGAGGGCGGCACCGGCATCACGGTCGAGGTGCAGTCCGACCGGAAGTTCGGCCTCCGGCGGCTCCCCCAGCACCTCGTCGCGCGCCGGTACCGCGACGCCGCACTGGCGGCACAGGGGTACGAGACCGTCGAGCGGTCGTTCTCGCTGTCGCGGTAGCCGACGGCCACGAACGCCCGGATTCGCCGGACGAGCGCGTCGGACTGCTCACGGGGACACGCGGTGTCCCACAGCTACAGGCCTACAGTCCGCCGAGACTGCAGAGCAATGGGGAGGAGTATATAGCGTCTAGTGTGAGGATGAATACCACTATGGATGAACAGATCGCTGTAGGGTTATTGTACTGGAAAATACCCCTATTATAAACTGCTTTACTCGTACCCACCCCCGACTCAGGTGATGGCACCGGACCCGGAGGCAGGACGAGTATCGCGGCGGAAATTCATCGCAGTGACTGGCGTTGCGGGCGTGGCGGGGGTCGCCGGCTGTTCTGGCGGCAGCGGGACCGACACCGAGGCGGGCGGCTCCAGCGGCTCCGGCTCGGGGAGTTCGAACGGGCTGGACACGACGGTCCTAACCGGCGACGGCTCCTCGACGGTGTTCCCGATCACGAACACCGCCTCCAGCTACTGGAACTCCAACCCCGAGGCGGGCGACGAGGACTACTGGCCCCAAGAGTGGGCCGACGAGTACGGCACCGACATGCGGCTGGCGGACTACTTCGCGAGCGACTACGGCTACGAGGCGACCGAGCAGCGCTCGGTCCCGCCGTTCCGTGTCAGCATCGCGCTAAGCCACTCGGGGACGGGGATCGAGGGCGTGATGGAGGGTCGCGTCGACATCGGCGACGCCAGCTCCTCGGCAGCCTCTGAACTCGGCGAGGACGCCGAGGGGCTCGACGACTTCGTCGACCACGTCGTCGGCGTCGACGGCCAGCCGATCGTCGTCAGCCCCGAGATCGCGGACGCGGGGCTGGAGTCGATCACCATCGACGAGCTGCGCGGCATCTACAAGGGCGAGATCACCAACTGGAACGAGGTCGGCGGCCCCGATCGAGAGATCCTCGCGCTCGGCCGTGCGGAGGGCTCCGGCACGGACACCGCGTTCCGGAACAACGTCTACGGCGACCCCGAGGAGCCGATCAGCCCCGACCAGCGCTTCGGGCAGAACCAGCAGCTCCAGCAGGCAGTCGGGCAGGCCGACAACGCGATCGCCTACATCGCGCTGGCGTTCGTCGACCCCGAGGGCGGCACCGTCCCGATCGGTCTCGAGATCGACGGCACCCTCTACGAGTACGGGAAGAACCTCGGCGCACAGGACTACCCCCTGTCGCGTGACCTCCACGCCTACACGTACGAGGACACCTCCCGCAAGGAGGCTGCCTTCATCAACTTCTGTCTGAGCGACTTCGGGCAGGAGATCTTCGTCGCCGGGAACAACTACTTCAAGCTCCCCAGCGACCGGCTCGAGACCCAGCGCGAGAAAGTCGCGGCGTCGAACTACGAGTAACGCCACGCCCCGCGCAATCGGCTCTCCCTGATTTATCAATGATGCATTCATGACGCAGCGAGTTCCCCAAGCACGAGAGGTACTGACGCGGCTCCGTGCGGCCGTCACCCGGCGCGTCGACGGCACGAAACAGCGGGCACGCGACTACCGATCCCGGACCGAGGACGGCGCCATCGCGATGCACGGCCTCGTGATCGCGTCGGTGCTTCTGACGTTCCTGCTGTTCCTCACCGGCTCGCGGTGGACGGTGCTGCCGGTGCTGTCGTTTCTCGGGACGATGGGCGTCGGCTGGGCTCGCTATCAGGCGGAGGCCGCCAAGGCCCTGACGTTCCTGACGACCGTCGCGACGGTGTCGATCCTGACGCTGATCGTCGCGTTCCTATTGCTGGAGTCGATCCCCGCTGTCCGCGCGATGGGCGTGGACCTGTTCATGCGGGTCCGCAACCCCGCGATGGAGCCCCCCACGCTCGGGCAGGGGCTCTGGGGCCGCGGCGGCGTCTGGTCGCTCACGCCGATGATGCTCGGCACCGCGATCACGACGCTGATCGCGACGTTGATCGCGGCGCCGGTCGGCGTCGCCGGCGCGGTGTTCGTGAGCGAGATCGCGCCCGGACGTGTCCGGGAGGTCGTCAAACCCGGCATCGAGCTGATGGCCGGCATCCCGTCGATCACGTACGGGTTCATCGGCCTCACGATCGTGAACCAGTACTTCTACGCCGAGTTCGGCACCCCAACCATCGGGACGTACTTCGCGGCCGGGCTGATGATCGGCATCATGGCGCTCCCGACGGTCGTCACCGTCGCCGAGGACGCGCTGAACGCGGTGCCCGAGGAGATCAAAAGCGGCGCGCTCGCGATGGGGTCGACGAACTGGCAGACCACCAAGAGCGTCACCATCCCCGCGGGGCTGTCGGGCGTCTCTGCGGGCGTCCTGCTCGGTGTCGGCCGGGCGATGGGCGAGACGATGGCCGCGACGGTGATGCTCACCCACACGAAGGGGTTCCCCTCGCCCGTGTTCGACGTGTTCTCGCGCTACGGCGAGACGCTCACCACCGTCATCGCGTTCGAGGGCGGCAACGCCAGCGGCGTCCACATGAGCGCGCTGTTCGCGGCCGGCGTCGTCCTGTTCGTGATGGTGATGCTGCTGAGCGTCGCCTCGCAGTACGTCGAGTGGCGGATGCACCGGAAGCTCGGAGGTGAGCGATGAGCAACGTCGAACGGAACCGGCTCGCCGGCGCGGACTCGACGGCCGGCGACCTCGTGTCGACCGGGATCCTCGCCGTCGCAGTCGTCACGTTCCTCGCGTCGTGGGTACTGCTGCTGCAGTGGGCCGACGAGACGGCGACCGTCGCCGGGCTGAGCGTGCTGAAGCTGCTCGGCGTCGGCCTCGTCGTCGTCGGCGGGGGGCTCGCGTTCCTCGGTCTCGGTTCGTGGCTCGACTACGTCGACACCGCGCCGTCGTCGACGGCAGGCGTCACCGTCGGCGCCGTGTTCGGCCTGCTGTGGGCGATCGTCGGCGGCCTCGCCGCCACGCTGGTGCTCGGGAACGACGCTGCGCTGTGGCTCCCCGTGGCCGCCCTCGTCGGGGTCGGCGGCTTCCTCGCGTCGGTCCTCCCCCCCGAGGACGTCGGCTCGACACTCCCCGTCGCGGGGGTACTGATCCTGCTCGGCGGCTTCGTCGCCGTCGGCGGCATCAACGCCGGCTGGACGTGGTCGCCGGCGTGGTCCTCCGCCGAGTTCCCGGGGAGCGAGCTCGTCCCGATCCTCGTCGTGTTCGGCACGCTGCTCGGCGCCTGGAGCGCCGGGAAGGCGAAGGCGGGGTTCGGCGCCGAGGGGCGACAGACGGGGGCGTACTACCTCGTCGGATCGGTCGTGTTCGGGATGCTCGGCGTGCTCGTACTGCTGATCGCGTTCATCGTCACCAACGGGCTGGAGACGATGCTCACGGGCGCGAGCCTGACTGGCGGCCGGTTCACTCTCCCGTTCGTCGGCGTCCGGCTCCCGTGGCCCGAGTTCCCGTTCCTCCTGAACCAGACCGGCGGGCTCTACGTCGAGATCCCGGGCGTTCTGCCCGCGGTCGTCGGGACGCTGTGGCTCGTGTTCGGCGCGATCACGTTCGCGGTCCCGCTCGGAATCGGCGCCGCGGTGTTCCTGACGGAGTACGCCGAGCGCGGGCGGTTCACGCAGGTCGTCGAGGTCGCGACCAACGGGCTCTGGAGCACGCCGAGCATCGTGTTCGGGCTGTTCGGGCTGGCGTTTCTCGTCCCGCGGATCAGCGGCGGGAACTCGATCGTCGTTGGGCAGTTGGTGCTCGGCTTCATGCTCCTGCCGCTGGTGCTCATCACCAGCCGAGAGGCGATTCTCGCGGTGCCCGACGCCCACCGCGACGCCAGTGCCGCCCTCGGCGTCACGAAGTGGCAGACGATCAGGAGCGTCGTGCTCCCGGCGGCGATGCCGGGCACCATCACCGGCGTCATCCTCGGCGTCGGCCGGATCGCCGGGGAGACGGCCCCGCTGCTGCTGGTGTTCGGCGGGGCGCCGTACCCCAGCAACTCCCCGAACGTCCTCGGCAGCTTCCAGCTCAGCGCCCAGCCCCCGTTCGTGACGAACGAGGCGCTGCTCTCCCCCGCGAGCGCCCTGCCGTACCAGCTGTACTCGACGATCACGGCCGGGGTGTTCCCCAAGGAGATCTTCACCAACACCGAGTTCGGCTGGGGCACCGCCCTCGTCCTGCTGCTCGTCGTCGTCGGCTTCTACGCCGTCGGCGTCGGCAGCCGACTCTACTTCCGGAGGAAACTACATGAGTAAGACAGAGACGCGCGACGGCACCGAACAGGAGCTGACGACTACCGGCGAGACCAGCGAGGAGGTCCGCGAGGCGTGGACGGAGTACGAGTTCGCCGGCGACGCGAAACTCGCCGCCGAGGACCTCGACGTCTACTACGGCGAGGAGCGGGCGCTCCAGAGCGTCTCGTTGGAGATCCCCGACGAGTCCGTGACCGCGCTCATCGGGCCGTCGGGCTGCGGGAAGTCGACGTTCCTCCGGTGTCTGAACCGCATGAACGATCGGATCAACAGCGCACGCGTCGACGGCTCCGTGCGGCTCGACGGCGAGGAGATCTACAGCGACGGCGTGAACCTCGTGGAGCTCCGCAAGCGCGTCGGGATGGTGTTCCAAGAGCCCAACCCGTTCCCGAAGTCGATCGCGGATAACATCTCCTACGGGCCGCGGAAACACGGCGACCTCGATACGGGGCTGCTGGCTCGCCTGCTCGGCCGCGACGACACCCAAGAGGAGCGCGAACTGGTCGAGCGGGCGCTCCGTCGGGCCGCGCTCTGGGAGGAGGTCGCGGACCGACTCGACGACAACGCGCTCGGGCTCTCCGGCGGCCAGCAACAGCGCCTCTGTATCGCGCGCTGTCTCGCGGTCGACCCCGACGTGATCCTGATGGACGAGCCCGCGAGTGCGCTCGACCCCATCGCGACCGCGAAGATCGAGGACCTGATCGAGGAGCTGGCCGAGGAGTACGCCGTCGTCGTCGTCACCCACAACATGCAGCAGGCCGCCCGGATCAGCGACCAGACCGCCGTGTTCCTCACCGGCGGCCAGCTCGTCGAGTACGGCGAGACCGACCAGATCTTCGAGCACCCGCAGAGCCAGCGGGTCGAGGACTACATCACGGGCAAGTTCGGCTGATGGAGACCAGAAAGATCCAGCAGGTCGGCGGCGGCACGTACACCGTCTCGATCCCCATCTCGTGGGCCCAGGAGCACGGCGTCGAGGCCGGCGAGACTGCGTACCTCTACACCCACCGCGACGGCTCGCTGATCGTCCGCTGGGGCGAACGCGAGGAGACCGCTCTCGGGGCGGTCGACGTCGAGGGCGGCGACGCCGACGCGGCCGTCGACCGGACGCTCGACGCCGCGTACACCGCGGGGTTCGACCGAATCACCTTCCACGCTCTCTCGGCCGCCCAGCGGGAGTCGATCACCGCGCGGGCCCGGACGCTGATCGGCGTCGACGTGACCGAGGAGTCCGCGGACGGCGTCGAAGTCCGGTGGCTGCTGGACGACAGCGACCTCACCGTCCGCCGGTCGGTCGGGCAGCTCCGGTTCGTCGCGGGGTCGATGCACGACGCCGCGATGGCCACGCTCGCGGGCGCGACGGCCGACCCGCGATCGATCGGCGATCGAACCGAGGAGACCGACCGACTCGCCCGGCTGGTCGAGCGCCAGTGCAGCCGGGCGATGGTGCTGTTCGCGGCGCTCGACCGGCTCGACGCCACGCGCCCACAGCTGTTTGCGCAGTACCGCGCGGCGCGCGAGCTCGAGCGGGTCGGGATCGACGCCGCCGAGATCGCCCGCGCCGTCCGTCGGTTGGGCCCGGTCGAATCGGCCAACCTCGCTGCCGACGTTCGCGCCGTCGGCGACGACGCCCGCGAGACCGTCGAGATGGCGGCCGACGCGGTCGTCGACGGGGGGTCGACCGCGACGGCACACGAGGTGCTGGACCGCGCCGGGAGTGCCGCGGAAGCGGCGCGAGCGCTCCGCCGGACGGTGTCGACCGAGGCGCCGCCGGACGGCATCCTGCTCACTCGCGTGCTCGACAGCGTGCTCCGGACTACCAGCCGCGCCGAGTCGCTCGGCGAGATCGCTCTCCAACGAGTCGTTCGGTCCTGACGCGACCCGTTCTTGTTTCGTGGTAACACGCTTACAGCCAACGGCGGGCTTAACACCCACGGGCCGAACTACTCACACACATGCGAGAGGACTTCCTGCTTCTCAACCCCGGTCCGGTACCGATGAGCGACGCGGCGCGCGAGGCGATGAGCGAGCCGATGGTTTCCCACCGCTCGGGCGCGTTCGAGGCGGTGTACGAGCGCGCACAGGACGGGCTAGAGTACGTGTTCGAGCGCTCGACGCCCGACGAGACGCGAGCCACCCGGGACGGCGAGGCGCTGATCCTCAACGGGACGGCGACGATGGGGATGGAGGCCGCCGTCGCGAACCTCGTCGACCCCGACGACGAACTCGTCGCGGTCGTCAACGGGAAGTTCGGCCGGCGGTTCAAGCGCATCGCACAGCGCCACTGCGAGGTGACGGCCGTCGAGTTCGACTGGGGCGATCCCGTCGACGTGGACGCGGTCGCCGACGCGGTGACCGACGACACCGCGGTCGTCACGGTCGTCCACAACGAGACGAGCACGGGGCTCATCAACCCCGTCCCGGAGATCGGCGCGATGGCCGCGGAACACGACGCCCGGTTCGTCGTCGACGGCGTTACCTCCATCGGCGGCGACGAGTTCCGGATCGACGACTGGGACGTCGACATCGCGGTGACTGACGGGCAGAAGGCGCTCGCGGCGCCGCCGGGGATCTCCGCGCTGTACGTGGCCGACGGCGTCGACGTCCACATCGACGGCGAGGGGGCGCCGTTCTACGAGGACCTCGACTGGCACAGCCGGAAAGCGAGCCAGCATCAGACCCCCTTTACCAGCGCGGTTCCGCTGTTCCGCGGGCTCGCGGTCGCGGTCGAGGAGATCGAGGCCGAGGGGATGGGCGACCGCATCGCCCGCCACCGCCGGCAGTCGACCGCGTTCCGTGAAGCGATGTGGGCGATGGGGCTTTCGTCGTTCCCCGAACTGAACGACGAGAGCAGCTACTCCAACACGCTGACGGCGATCGAACTGCCCGAGGGCGCCCGCGAGGAGGACAGCGACGAGTTCTTCGACGCGGTCTCCGAGCGCGGCGTGTCGATCTCGGGCGGGCAGGCCCACCTCGGCGGCGACATCTTCCGGGTGAGCAACATGGGGAACCTCACGAGCGAGCAGCTGCTGCGGGGGATCCGAACCATCGGCGAGGCGTTCGAGCAGGTCGGCGTCGACGTGGACACCGAGGCAGGAGTCGAGACCGCGCGGCAGGAACTGGACGCGTAAATCTCAGTCGAGCAGTCCGGTCCGCTCGAACAGCGTCGCCAGCGCGTCCATCGTCGTCACCACGTCGTCACAGTGCGGTTCGACGGCGTCCTTGGGCTCGAAGCCGACCGCGTGGCCCGCGGCTTGCAGCATCGGCAGGTCGTTCGCGCCGTCGCCGACCCCGACGGTGTTCGCGCGATCGACGTCGTACTCTGTACAGAGCTCTTCGAGCGCGTCGTCTTTCGTCCCCTCGATCAGCGGTCCCTCGACCTCGCCGGTGAGTTCGCCGTCCGCGGTCGGGAGGTCGTTAGCGACGATCCGGTCGACGCTCGCGCCGTCGCGTTCGAGGGCTGCCTCGACGCCGGGCGTGAAGCCGCCGGTGAGGATCGCCGTCGTGTGGCCGGCGTCGTTGAGGCGCTCGATCACGTCCGCGGCGCCCGGTCGGAGCGTCGTCTCCTCGTACGCCGCGGCGGCCTCGTGTTCGGCCAATCCGTCGAGCATCGCCGCGCGCTCGCGCAGGCTCTCGGCGTAGGAGAGCTCCCCGCGCATCGCGCGGGCGGTGATGCCGCCAATCTCTTCGGCGACACCGTACCGTTCGCCAAGTGCCACCAGCATCTCCGCCTCCGAGAGCGTGCCGTCGAAGTCGAACGCGACGAGGGTCATACCCTCTCTCCGGGCGCGGGGGTAATCAGTCGTTTGTCCGGGATAGCCGCGGCGCGGGAGCGGTACACATTTGTCGCCGGTCGGAGTCGCCCGAGTATGGTCGATCCCTCCACTGAACGGCAGCTCACCGAGATCAAGTACCTCTTGGTGCTGACAGTCGCGCTGCTCAGTGGCCTCGTGTTTGGCCGTGACGCGTACGCGCAGATGCAGATCGCCCTCGCGAGCGTCCTCGTTCTGGGGGCCGTATTCGCGGTCCGTTCGCTACGTTCCGGCGGCAAGTAGTTCCGTCCGGTCCGATGCCGCGACGACCCACACCACTGCATACTCTCTATTTCATTCCTCGATAGTATTCACGTTCGTGCCTATTCATGGGCCAATCACTCCCATGCTTGAGAAAGCGTTAACCCCCGGGGAGAGTTCACTCGGAGCGTGAAGGTACTCATCACGGATCCGATCGCCGACGCCGGGATCGAACGCCTCCGCGAGGCGGGCCACGAGGTCGCCACCGACTACGACGCCGCCGGAACCGCGCTGCTCGACGCCGTTTCCGACGCCGACGCGCTGATCGTCCGTTCGGGCACCGAGGTGACCGAGGAGCTGTTCGCGGCCGCGCCGAACCTCCAGATCGTCGGCCGTGCGGGCATCGGCGTCGACAACATCGACATCGACGCCGCCACGGAGCACGGTGTGATCGTGGCGAACGCGCCCGAGGGGAACGTCCGCGCCGCCGCCGAGCACACCGTCGGGATGACGTTCGCGACCGCGCGCTCGATCCCGCAGGCCCACGGCCGGATGGTCGAGGGCGCGTGGGCGAAGGGAGCGTTCCTCGGCACCGAACTCAACGGGAAGACCCTCGGCATCGTCGGCCTCGGCCGCGTTGGGCAGGAGGCTGCCAAGCGACTCGGCGCGCTGGGGATGGAGCTCGTCGCCTACGACCCGTACATCAGCGAGGAGCGCGCCGAGCAGCTGGGCGCCGAACTGGTCGAACTGGAGGAGTGTATCGACCGCGCGGAGTTCCTCACCGTCCACGTCCCGCTGACCGACGAGACGGAGGGACTGATCGGCGAGGAAGAGCTCGCCCAGCTGGAGGACGGCTACGTGATCAACGTCGCTCGGGGCGGCGTCGTCGACGAGTCGGCGCTGGCCGACGCGGTCGAGGACGGCGTCGTCGCCGGCGCCGCGCTGGACGTGTTCACCGACGAGCCGCTCCCAGAGGGCTCGCGTCTGCGGGAGGTCGAGGACATCGTGCTGACACCCCATCTCGGCGCCTCGACCGCCGAAGCACAGGAGCACGTCGCCGTCGCGACCGCCGAGCAGGTGCTCGCCGCGTTCACCGGTGAGCCGGTGATGAACGCGCTCAACGCTCCCTCGGTCGACGAGAGCGCCTTTCCCCGGATCGAGCCGTACATTGGCCTCGCGGAGACCGCCGGGCGGGTCGCCGCCGAGCTGTTCGACGGCCGGATCGAGCAGATCGAGGTGAGCTACGCCGGCG from Halolamina sediminis encodes:
- the mch gene encoding methenyltetrahydromethanopterin cyclohydrolase; translation: MESINRMAVELVDEALDFADELNVAPYELDSGATVLDFGVDVDGGVEAGVLLAEIQTAGLSTITTRMGRVDGAPVPHVELSTDHPGIALLCSQKAGWELDFDVFDGLGSGPARALVGRESEFEAVGYYDEFDLTVLAVESIELPDDQIAAHVADLAGVEESGVFLPTFALGSIAGSVAAGARAPEMAVWQLFEAGYDPNDVLSVSGSAPVAPVGYDESEAMARTNDALAYGGEVHLTVASDDADAFESVTSAAGEEFGEPFADIFGAHDWDFEALPESVFGPAAATVDVADGPTYRFGERNEELLAESFGF
- a CDS encoding MTH1187 family thiamine-binding protein → MTVVAFLSVAPATDESMGSEVAKAVDALEAFDVSYETTPMGTTIEADEISELFAAAQAAHEAVDGDRVSTFLKIDDKRTSDADAASKVDSVEEALGREARSER
- a CDS encoding PstS family phosphate ABC transporter substrate-binding protein, which produces MAPDPEAGRVSRRKFIAVTGVAGVAGVAGCSGGSGTDTEAGGSSGSGSGSSNGLDTTVLTGDGSSTVFPITNTASSYWNSNPEAGDEDYWPQEWADEYGTDMRLADYFASDYGYEATEQRSVPPFRVSIALSHSGTGIEGVMEGRVDIGDASSSAASELGEDAEGLDDFVDHVVGVDGQPIVVSPEIADAGLESITIDELRGIYKGEITNWNEVGGPDREILALGRAEGSGTDTAFRNNVYGDPEEPISPDQRFGQNQQLQQAVGQADNAIAYIALAFVDPEGGTVPIGLEIDGTLYEYGKNLGAQDYPLSRDLHAYTYEDTSRKEAAFINFCLSDFGQEIFVAGNNYFKLPSDRLETQREKVAASNYE
- the pstC gene encoding phosphate ABC transporter permease subunit PstC; this translates as MTQRVPQAREVLTRLRAAVTRRVDGTKQRARDYRSRTEDGAIAMHGLVIASVLLTFLLFLTGSRWTVLPVLSFLGTMGVGWARYQAEAAKALTFLTTVATVSILTLIVAFLLLESIPAVRAMGVDLFMRVRNPAMEPPTLGQGLWGRGGVWSLTPMMLGTAITTLIATLIAAPVGVAGAVFVSEIAPGRVREVVKPGIELMAGIPSITYGFIGLTIVNQYFYAEFGTPTIGTYFAAGLMIGIMALPTVVTVAEDALNAVPEEIKSGALAMGSTNWQTTKSVTIPAGLSGVSAGVLLGVGRAMGETMAATVMLTHTKGFPSPVFDVFSRYGETLTTVIAFEGGNASGVHMSALFAAGVVLFVMVMLLSVASQYVEWRMHRKLGGER
- the pstA gene encoding phosphate ABC transporter permease PstA, giving the protein MSNVERNRLAGADSTAGDLVSTGILAVAVVTFLASWVLLLQWADETATVAGLSVLKLLGVGLVVVGGGLAFLGLGSWLDYVDTAPSSTAGVTVGAVFGLLWAIVGGLAATLVLGNDAALWLPVAALVGVGGFLASVLPPEDVGSTLPVAGVLILLGGFVAVGGINAGWTWSPAWSSAEFPGSELVPILVVFGTLLGAWSAGKAKAGFGAEGRQTGAYYLVGSVVFGMLGVLVLLIAFIVTNGLETMLTGASLTGGRFTLPFVGVRLPWPEFPFLLNQTGGLYVEIPGVLPAVVGTLWLVFGAITFAVPLGIGAAVFLTEYAERGRFTQVVEVATNGLWSTPSIVFGLFGLAFLVPRISGGNSIVVGQLVLGFMLLPLVLITSREAILAVPDAHRDASAALGVTKWQTIRSVVLPAAMPGTITGVILGVGRIAGETAPLLLVFGGAPYPSNSPNVLGSFQLSAQPPFVTNEALLSPASALPYQLYSTITAGVFPKEIFTNTEFGWGTALVLLLVVVGFYAVGVGSRLYFRRKLHE
- the pstB gene encoding phosphate ABC transporter ATP-binding protein PstB; amino-acid sequence: MSKTETRDGTEQELTTTGETSEEVREAWTEYEFAGDAKLAAEDLDVYYGEERALQSVSLEIPDESVTALIGPSGCGKSTFLRCLNRMNDRINSARVDGSVRLDGEEIYSDGVNLVELRKRVGMVFQEPNPFPKSIADNISYGPRKHGDLDTGLLARLLGRDDTQEERELVERALRRAALWEEVADRLDDNALGLSGGQQQRLCIARCLAVDPDVILMDEPASALDPIATAKIEDLIEELAEEYAVVVVTHNMQQAARISDQTAVFLTGGQLVEYGETDQIFEHPQSQRVEDYITGKFG